A genomic region of Polyangiaceae bacterium contains the following coding sequences:
- a CDS encoding inositol phosphatase, which yields MSSNELDIDLAMATAKAAVVAAASASLVHFRQGVRVETKSDRSPVTQADREAEAAIFGIIRTNFPHHALLGEETGEHAGDAETRWIVDPIDGTRGFTRGGYFWGPLVALEHRGVIVAGAMAMPVLGEVYWAARGKGAYRQIGEEAPTRLLVSGMADFAEATLFLGEPRALFSPPIGERITKLTLSCAQTRCYGDLAGCAMVLTGRADVWVEAGVQSWDLGPYPVLVEEAGGRFTDFEGKVTVHSGNCVVANAKLHEQVMGVLRGGGGARC from the coding sequence ATGTCATCCAACGAGCTCGATATCGACCTTGCAATGGCGACGGCGAAAGCTGCCGTCGTAGCGGCGGCGTCGGCAAGTCTCGTGCATTTTCGTCAAGGCGTGCGTGTCGAAACGAAATCCGATCGATCGCCCGTGACGCAGGCAGACCGTGAAGCCGAGGCTGCGATCTTTGGTATCATTCGGACAAACTTTCCGCACCACGCGCTCCTTGGTGAAGAAACCGGCGAGCATGCGGGTGATGCCGAGACGCGCTGGATTGTCGATCCCATCGACGGCACGCGCGGTTTCACGCGGGGAGGGTATTTTTGGGGGCCGCTCGTGGCGCTCGAGCATCGCGGGGTCATCGTTGCGGGTGCGATGGCGATGCCGGTGCTTGGTGAAGTGTATTGGGCAGCTCGAGGCAAGGGGGCGTATCGCCAGATTGGCGAAGAGGCTCCGACGCGGCTTTTGGTATCGGGAATGGCCGACTTTGCCGAGGCAACGTTGTTCCTGGGCGAACCTCGCGCATTGTTTTCGCCGCCGATTGGAGAGCGAATCACGAAGCTCACGCTTTCCTGTGCGCAGACGCGTTGTTATGGCGATTTGGCCGGTTGTGCCATGGTTTTGACGGGTAGGGCGGATGTGTGGGTCGAGGCGGGGGTGCAGAGCTGGGATCTCGGGCCGTATCCGGTGCTCGTCGAGGAAGCGGGTGGGCGGTTTACCGATTTCGAAGGTAAGGTGACGGTGCATTCGGGGAATTGCGTGGTTGCCAATGCGAAGCTCCATGAGCAGGTGATGGGGGTACTGAGGGGTGGGGGAGGGGCGCGATGTTGA
- a CDS encoding NAD(P)(+) transhydrogenase (Re/Si-specific) subunit beta, whose amino-acid sequence MSISLVNVTYLVASLLFVLSLRGLSSQQTARRGNLFGTLGMLLAVIVTLGAIVAPPEGTAAAQQAVHVEGLGLLAGAIGLGAIVGSVLAARVAMTSMPELVAILHSFVGAAAALVGIASEFESVRSAAQPDVAHHVEIHAGVFIGAITFTGSVIAFLKLRATLGSRPLVIPGRHAINAAMVIACVALSAMAFGSDATTRVTYLLISTGIACVLGAHLVLAIGGGDMPVVVSLLNSYSGWAASAAGFMLGNDLLIVTGALVGSSGAILSYIMCKAMNRSIWNVVFAGFGEQGGAVPAAKKGEPAKKVNETNIEGAADLLLGAKNVVVVPGYGMAVAQAQHAVKEITSLLEKRGVNARYAIHPVAGRLPGHMNVLLAEANVSYEIVKEMEEINEDFSETDVVIVIGANDIVNPSALDDPESPIYGMPVLEVWKAGRVIMLKRGMAAGYAGVDNPLCYLDNTLMLFGDAKASVQKLLTALSSRVEQLAA is encoded by the coding sequence ATGAGTATCAGCCTCGTGAACGTCACGTACCTCGTGGCAAGCCTACTGTTCGTCTTGTCCCTTCGCGGCCTCAGCTCGCAGCAGACGGCGCGGCGCGGAAACCTCTTCGGGACGCTCGGCATGCTGCTCGCCGTCATCGTCACGCTTGGGGCCATCGTTGCGCCTCCCGAAGGAACGGCAGCGGCGCAACAAGCGGTTCACGTTGAAGGACTGGGGCTTCTTGCAGGGGCGATTGGTCTTGGTGCGATCGTCGGATCGGTCCTTGCGGCACGCGTGGCGATGACGAGCATGCCGGAGCTCGTCGCGATCTTGCACAGCTTCGTCGGAGCCGCCGCGGCGCTCGTGGGCATCGCGAGCGAATTCGAGAGCGTGCGCAGCGCGGCGCAACCGGATGTTGCGCATCATGTCGAGATCCACGCGGGTGTGTTCATCGGCGCGATCACGTTCACCGGTTCCGTCATCGCATTTTTGAAGCTGCGTGCGACGCTTGGTTCGAGGCCGCTCGTCATTCCGGGTCGTCATGCGATCAACGCTGCGATGGTCATCGCGTGTGTTGCACTTTCGGCGATGGCGTTTGGCAGCGACGCAACGACGCGCGTCACATATCTCTTGATTTCGACGGGGATCGCGTGCGTCCTCGGCGCGCACCTCGTGCTTGCGATTGGCGGCGGTGACATGCCGGTCGTCGTCTCGTTGCTCAACAGCTATTCCGGTTGGGCGGCGTCTGCTGCGGGCTTCATGCTCGGCAACGACCTGCTCATCGTCACCGGCGCGCTCGTGGGCAGCTCTGGCGCGATCCTCAGCTACATCATGTGCAAGGCGATGAATCGTTCCATTTGGAACGTCGTCTTCGCTGGGTTTGGCGAGCAAGGTGGGGCCGTTCCTGCAGCGAAGAAGGGCGAGCCTGCGAAGAAGGTGAACGAGACGAACATCGAAGGAGCGGCGGATCTGCTTCTCGGTGCGAAAAATGTCGTCGTCGTGCCTGGATACGGCATGGCCGTTGCGCAGGCGCAGCATGCGGTGAAAGAAATCACGTCGCTGCTCGAAAAGCGCGGAGTCAATGCGCGATATGCGATTCACCCCGTAGCTGGAAGGCTTCCGGGGCACATGAACGTGCTCTTGGCCGAGGCAAACGTTTCGTACGAGATCGTCAAGGAGATGGAGGAGATCAACGAAGATTTCTCCGAGACGGATGTCGTGATCGTGATTGGCGCCAACGACATCGTGAATCCGAGCGCGCTCGATGATCCCGAAAGTCCCATTTATGGCATGCCGGTGCTCGAAGTGTGGAAGGCTGGGCGAGTCATCATGTTGAAGCGCGGCATGGCGGCGGGGTATGCGGGCGTCGACAATCCGCTCTGCTATCTCGACAATACGCTCATGCTTTTTGGTGATGCCAAGGCGAGCGTGCAGAAGCTTTTGACTGCATTGAGCTCGCGCGTCGAGCAATTGGCGGCATGA
- a CDS encoding PAS domain S-box protein, with product MPAQSIDTFASFWTSCPDAACILGTDGRIMATNRAFSDLLGDLVGVPFSDHASLENRAGVQAKLGALLAGESSISFYSACTRPSGENMLLAWRAWRTNREAAPFVAVASSAEFLREGEIRMEEVLRAHQIIDTSPTFVVAIDANGATVFMNSTMLAAIGYARDEVVSKNYLETFVPAREHALLGSIFQRLNSADKTTLNENHVIKRDGTEMLVEWHGRPIFDHHGRLQYFYGVGIDVTEQRRTQNALLKSQQRLALHFKQSPLGMIEWDREFRVVDWNPAAERIFGYGREEAMGKYAQELIVPEAVRPYVADVWQQLLDSRGAVNAHNENVTKDGRTIICEWSNTTLVDASGEVMGVASLVNDVTDRKKAEEDLRERERAQAQTIEQLSVPIIDLWEGIIAVPIVGTIDESRAVRMTESLLEAVVKNSTKYAILDLTGATAMDGSIANHLGDMIRAARLVGSECLVSGLGPALARTLVELDVPLSVKTFGSLRAALRHAMRVMRT from the coding sequence ATGCCTGCACAATCAATTGATACATTCGCATCCTTTTGGACCTCCTGCCCCGACGCCGCTTGTATTCTCGGCACGGACGGGCGAATCATGGCTACGAACCGAGCATTCTCCGATCTTCTTGGGGATCTCGTCGGAGTGCCATTTTCGGATCACGCTTCATTGGAAAACCGTGCTGGTGTGCAGGCGAAATTGGGCGCCCTGCTCGCTGGCGAATCGTCGATTTCATTTTATTCTGCGTGCACGCGTCCATCGGGAGAAAACATGCTCCTTGCGTGGCGAGCGTGGCGTACGAATCGGGAGGCTGCGCCTTTCGTTGCGGTTGCCTCGAGCGCTGAATTCTTGCGTGAAGGCGAGATTCGAATGGAGGAGGTGCTGCGCGCGCACCAAATCATTGATACGTCCCCGACCTTCGTCGTGGCGATCGATGCGAACGGGGCGACGGTCTTCATGAATTCGACGATGCTCGCGGCGATCGGGTACGCGCGTGACGAAGTCGTCAGTAAAAACTACCTCGAAACGTTCGTACCTGCACGTGAACATGCACTGCTTGGTTCAATCTTTCAGCGGCTGAATTCTGCGGACAAGACGACGCTCAACGAAAACCACGTCATCAAGCGGGATGGCACGGAGATGCTCGTCGAATGGCACGGACGCCCCATATTCGACCACCACGGCAGACTCCAATACTTCTATGGCGTCGGTATCGACGTCACCGAGCAGCGCCGGACGCAAAATGCTCTGCTCAAATCACAACAGCGTCTTGCATTGCATTTCAAGCAATCGCCTCTCGGGATGATCGAATGGGATCGTGAATTCCGCGTCGTGGATTGGAATCCTGCAGCCGAACGGATATTTGGCTATGGGCGTGAAGAAGCGATGGGGAAATATGCCCAGGAGCTCATCGTGCCCGAAGCCGTGCGACCGTACGTAGCTGATGTCTGGCAACAATTGCTCGATTCGCGCGGCGCGGTCAATGCTCACAATGAAAACGTCACGAAAGATGGGCGGACAATCATATGCGAGTGGTCCAATACGACGCTCGTGGATGCGAGTGGCGAGGTAATGGGCGTCGCGTCGCTCGTCAATGACGTGACCGATCGCAAAAAGGCCGAAGAGGACCTGCGTGAACGCGAACGAGCGCAGGCTCAAACCATCGAGCAGTTGTCCGTACCCATCATCGATCTATGGGAAGGCATCATTGCAGTGCCGATCGTGGGCACGATCGACGAATCACGAGCCGTACGCATGACGGAGAGCTTGCTCGAGGCCGTCGTTAAAAACAGCACGAAGTACGCGATTTTGGACTTGACGGGCGCCACTGCAATGGATGGATCCATCGCCAACCACCTTGGTGACATGATTCGAGCTGCGCGCCTCGTGGGCAGTGAATGCCTCGTCTCGGGCCTCGGCCCGGCGCTCGCGCGAACGCTCGTCGAGCTCGACGTGCCGCTGTCGGTCAAAACGTTTGGCTCGCTTCGAGCCGCTTTGCGGCATGCGATGCGCGTGATGCGCACGTAA
- a CDS encoding histone deacetylase, with translation MTPRFINRLLRQWFRRDLTVWYDPAYRLPLAGLDGVVGMEPRRADFVAWYLVDKQVVPAEAIRTPEPISYNDLGRVHDASWLESLSTPIVLARVFAAAPEEIRVDPLLQTVRLACGGTLSAARWALQHQKATLNLLGGFHHAGRASGGGFCAVNDMVVALAALRAEGFTGHTAFIDLDAHPPDGTSDCVGNDANVWIGSISGCDWGPLDNVDETILAEGAGDEQYLDALDGMLSRMPRTDLAFVIAGGDVLANDRLGKLGLSLDGVRRRDMRVMDRLRGIPSVWIPGGGYHENAWRVLAGTAIALSLHTRQAISPKYDPLSRRYAAIAAGLAPKDLGNDDDSSSSDILEALGLGPSRKPRALGYYTAEGIEYALDRYGIFFQLRRLGYDPLQVEVDSTGAGDRMRVYGQSAGKKHLLIENVVEKKRIADHDVLYIHWLTLRHPLAQFTEKRPQLPGQEVPGLGMAREMSEIELRIAMRLGFAGIAFRPSWYHMAYAARSRFQFVDPRRQGRFLAMLRDLGHCPLLEVTLACADGRVRMNGERYSWEADEMVYLLDTPIAESAIATEEANRVRFTIESATAAT, from the coding sequence ATGACGCCGCGGTTCATCAATCGACTGCTTCGCCAATGGTTCCGGCGTGATTTGACCGTTTGGTACGATCCGGCTTATCGTTTGCCGCTCGCGGGCCTCGATGGTGTCGTGGGAATGGAGCCACGGCGCGCTGATTTCGTTGCATGGTACCTCGTCGACAAACAGGTCGTCCCGGCCGAAGCCATTCGCACACCAGAACCGATTTCATACAATGATCTCGGCCGCGTGCACGACGCCTCGTGGCTCGAATCCCTCAGCACCCCAATCGTGTTGGCGCGCGTTTTTGCAGCCGCGCCGGAGGAGATTCGTGTCGACCCATTGCTTCAAACCGTGCGATTGGCCTGCGGCGGTACGCTTTCGGCAGCGAGGTGGGCCCTGCAGCACCAAAAAGCCACGCTGAATTTGCTCGGCGGATTTCACCACGCGGGTCGAGCATCCGGAGGAGGGTTTTGCGCGGTAAACGACATGGTCGTCGCCCTTGCCGCGCTCCGAGCGGAAGGTTTTACGGGACACACGGCGTTCATCGACCTCGACGCCCACCCGCCAGATGGCACTTCCGATTGCGTGGGTAACGACGCGAATGTTTGGATCGGTTCCATTTCCGGGTGCGATTGGGGGCCGCTCGACAATGTGGACGAGACGATTTTGGCGGAAGGCGCCGGAGACGAGCAATACTTGGATGCGCTCGATGGGATGCTATCGCGTATGCCGAGGACCGATCTTGCATTCGTGATTGCGGGCGGCGACGTGCTCGCGAACGATCGCCTTGGAAAGCTTGGTCTTTCGCTCGATGGGGTGCGCCGGCGAGACATGCGCGTGATGGATCGATTGCGGGGAATTCCCAGTGTATGGATACCTGGGGGCGGGTATCATGAAAATGCTTGGCGAGTATTGGCCGGCACTGCCATTGCACTTTCGCTTCATACGCGGCAGGCGATTTCGCCGAAGTACGATCCCTTGTCGCGCCGATACGCCGCAATCGCAGCGGGATTGGCTCCCAAAGATCTCGGAAATGACGACGACTCCTCGAGCTCGGACATTCTCGAAGCGTTGGGGCTTGGCCCTTCCCGCAAACCACGGGCGCTCGGGTATTACACGGCCGAGGGCATCGAATATGCGCTCGATCGGTATGGCATCTTTTTTCAATTGCGGCGCCTTGGTTACGACCCATTGCAAGTGGAGGTCGACTCGACCGGCGCGGGCGATCGCATGCGCGTCTACGGTCAATCGGCGGGGAAAAAGCACTTGCTCATTGAAAATGTGGTAGAAAAGAAGCGGATTGCGGACCACGACGTGCTCTACATCCACTGGCTGACGCTGCGGCATCCGCTGGCGCAATTCACAGAAAAACGGCCGCAACTGCCTGGGCAAGAGGTACCGGGCTTGGGCATGGCGCGAGAAATGAGCGAGATTGAATTGCGCATCGCCATGCGCCTCGGATTCGCTGGAATCGCGTTTCGACCGAGCTGGTATCACATGGCCTATGCAGCCCGCTCGCGATTTCAATTCGTAGATCCGCGACGTCAGGGGCGATTTTTGGCGATGCTGCGAGATTTGGGGCATTGCCCGCTGCTCGAAGTGACGCTCGCGTGCGCAGACGGGCGGGTGCGCATGAACGGTGAGAGGTACAGTTGGGAAGCCGATGAAATGGTGTATCTATTGGATACGCCGATTGCTGAAAGTGCGATTGCGACCGAAGAGGCGAATCGGGTGAGGTTTACGATCGAATCCGCCACCGCGGCGACTTGA
- the phaZ gene encoding polyhydroxyalkanoate depolymerase, which translates to MVYHLHELQRRMVEPWSELAAGSSRALVHPKNPFRVLPNVRALAASQALFHRMTKRYDKPAWGIHEVVSHGMTVSVAEEAVLSEPFCKLVHFTRRTHDADVAMQLRKDPRVLIVAPLSGHHATLLRDTVRTLLQDHDVYVTEWADARDVPVIEGVFHLDDYVHTVMRCIRLLGAESLHVMAVCQPTVPVLGAVSLLAQAGEKTPRTLTLMGGPIDARKSPTEVNTLATEHPLGWFEKNMIHKVPGPYAGKGRRVYPGFFQLTAFVMMNPKNHFKSYFKYWVDSHKGESGAAARATHEQFYDEYNSVLDMDAEYYLETVRVVFQEFALAKGTWDVRGVRVRPSAITDTAIFTVEGEKDDISGLGQTEAAHALCSSVPQENRRHLFVKGAGHYGIFSGHRWRENTYPILREFIRNHSMPIV; encoded by the coding sequence ATGGTTTACCATCTGCACGAATTGCAGCGACGGATGGTCGAGCCATGGTCCGAGCTTGCGGCGGGGTCCTCGCGAGCGCTCGTGCACCCCAAGAACCCATTTCGAGTGCTCCCGAACGTGCGAGCGCTTGCGGCGAGCCAGGCGCTTTTTCATCGCATGACCAAGCGCTATGACAAACCTGCGTGGGGTATTCACGAGGTCGTGTCGCATGGAATGACCGTTTCGGTTGCCGAAGAAGCCGTCCTGTCCGAGCCATTTTGCAAGCTCGTGCATTTCACGAGGCGCACGCACGACGCGGACGTTGCAATGCAGCTCCGCAAGGACCCTCGAGTCTTGATTGTCGCCCCGCTCTCCGGTCATCACGCCACGCTTTTGCGCGATACCGTGCGCACGCTGCTCCAGGATCACGACGTGTACGTGACCGAATGGGCGGATGCGCGAGACGTTCCGGTTATCGAAGGTGTTTTCCACCTCGATGATTACGTGCACACCGTCATGCGCTGTATTCGGCTGCTTGGTGCAGAATCGCTGCACGTCATGGCCGTTTGTCAGCCGACGGTTCCAGTGCTCGGTGCGGTATCATTGCTTGCGCAGGCCGGGGAAAAGACGCCACGCACGCTCACGCTCATGGGCGGGCCCATCGATGCGCGCAAGAGCCCCACCGAAGTGAACACGCTCGCGACCGAACATCCTTTGGGTTGGTTCGAGAAAAACATGATTCACAAAGTGCCCGGGCCCTATGCGGGCAAGGGACGGCGGGTTTACCCGGGTTTTTTCCAGCTCACGGCGTTCGTGATGATGAACCCGAAAAACCATTTCAAGTCCTATTTTAAATACTGGGTGGATTCGCACAAAGGCGAATCTGGCGCCGCGGCGCGAGCCACGCACGAGCAATTTTACGACGAATACAATTCGGTCCTCGACATGGACGCCGAATATTACCTCGAAACGGTGCGCGTGGTATTTCAAGAATTTGCGTTGGCCAAAGGCACGTGGGACGTGCGTGGCGTGCGCGTTCGTCCGTCGGCGATTACCGACACGGCCATCTTCACGGTCGAAGGCGAAAAGGACGATATTTCGGGTCTGGGACAGACCGAAGCGGCCCACGCGCTTTGCTCGAGCGTTCCGCAGGAAAACCGACGACACCTGTTTGTGAAAGGCGCCGGTCATTACGGGATCTTCTCCGGACATCGATGGCGAGAAAATACCTACCCGATTTTGCGCGAATTCATTCGCAATCACTCGATGCCCATAGTGTAG
- a CDS encoding AAA family ATPase has translation MLNRLEIENFTAFHELQLDFAAGVNVFVGANGTGKTHLLKLLYAVAEAHRFGNDVAQKLLRVFLPEPKHLGRLVRRAQGGHSARVLVVKDGKELSFRFSSNQSKDRFSEFKSDWPEPTQSDGAPVFVPPKDMLAHAPGFRSLYDQKEVHFDETYRDILVRAFSPVSKGAPSQERRDLKAKLERVISGQVTIENENFYLRNAQGKLEFTLLAEGLRKFALLLQLIENDTLRQSALLFWDEPEANINPSAMKDLVELLLHLSREIGVQIFIATHSDFVLSELDLQQRVGETRFFALYRENDRIAVEVAARAAALSHNPIDQENLRLYDEEIQRVLGKAQ, from the coding sequence ATGTTGAATCGGCTGGAGATTGAGAATTTTACAGCATTTCATGAGCTGCAATTGGACTTTGCGGCGGGAGTGAATGTTTTCGTTGGTGCAAACGGTACCGGGAAAACACATTTGTTGAAATTGCTGTATGCAGTTGCCGAAGCCCATCGCTTTGGTAATGATGTCGCTCAAAAGCTGCTGCGCGTTTTTCTCCCCGAGCCAAAACATTTGGGCCGGCTCGTGCGGCGGGCGCAAGGAGGGCATTCGGCACGCGTGCTGGTTGTCAAGGATGGCAAGGAGTTATCATTTCGTTTTAGCAGCAATCAGTCGAAAGATCGCTTTTCCGAATTCAAGAGTGACTGGCCGGAGCCTACGCAGTCCGATGGGGCTCCGGTATTTGTACCTCCCAAGGACATGCTGGCACATGCTCCTGGATTTCGCTCGTTGTACGATCAGAAAGAGGTTCATTTCGACGAAACGTATCGTGATATCTTGGTTCGTGCATTTTCTCCGGTGAGCAAGGGGGCGCCAAGTCAGGAGCGTAGAGACCTCAAAGCCAAATTGGAACGAGTGATCAGCGGCCAAGTTACGATCGAGAATGAAAACTTTTATTTGCGGAATGCTCAGGGCAAGCTCGAGTTCACCTTGTTGGCCGAGGGGCTCAGAAAATTTGCGTTACTCCTTCAATTGATTGAGAACGACACCTTGCGTCAGAGCGCACTTCTCTTTTGGGACGAACCTGAGGCGAATATCAATCCTTCGGCCATGAAGGACCTCGTCGAGCTGCTACTCCACTTGTCGCGAGAAATCGGAGTACAGATCTTCATTGCGACGCACAGTGACTTCGTGCTAAGCGAGCTCGACCTGCAACAGCGTGTCGGGGAAACGCGATTCTTTGCGCTATACCGTGAAAATGATCGCATTGCGGTGGAAGTTGCGGCGCGTGCCGCCGCACTGTCGCATAATCCAATCGATCAGGAAAATCTCCGCTTGTACGACGAAGAGATCCAGCGCGTGCTAGGGAAAGCGCAGTGA
- a CDS encoding Re/Si-specific NAD(P)(+) transhydrogenase subunit alpha, with product MVEQARRSKETGADAEGLGLTIGIPKETDPLEKRVAATPASVVRLRKMGFDVLVQAGAGVAAGFDDAEYAEVGAKFVSSSNELWEQADIVTKVRPPAVDPSTGKHEAELLSKGQKLISFLWPAQNKELVDKLASRGATVLAMDAVPRITRAQKLDALSAMANVVGYRAVIEAASHYGRLFGGQTTAAGRIKPAQVFIVGAGVAGLAAIGAARALGAMVKAFDTRPVVREQVTSMGAEFIPFDFQGETGEGQGGYAKEVSDAYLAAEQQLIAEHCRTSDIVITTALIPGKKAPELITTGAVVGMRRGSVIVDLAAEQGGNCAFTQRDQLVQHYGVTIVGYTDLTSRMARQASELYAMTIVNLIEEIIGKEKKWTISLEDEIQRGMLVLLDGELKWPPPRPEIRPGAPTPAAKPPGQGHAKPEAPPNPWPARIATVLGLAFLTPVGLYAKPELVQHLTVFLLACVVGWHVVWNVTPALHTPLMSVTNAISGIILIGGMLLAVSGGGGIGIAAILGAVAVLLASINVAGGFLVTQRMLRMFRR from the coding sequence ATGGTCGAACAAGCGCGTCGAAGCAAAGAAACAGGCGCTGACGCCGAAGGTTTGGGGCTCACGATTGGTATTCCCAAGGAAACCGATCCGCTCGAAAAACGCGTCGCTGCGACGCCTGCTTCCGTCGTACGCCTGCGAAAGATGGGTTTCGACGTACTCGTGCAAGCAGGAGCCGGCGTAGCAGCGGGCTTCGACGATGCGGAATACGCCGAAGTAGGAGCCAAATTCGTTTCGTCCTCAAACGAATTGTGGGAACAGGCGGACATCGTCACGAAGGTGCGTCCTCCGGCGGTCGATCCGAGCACGGGCAAACACGAGGCCGAGCTTTTGAGCAAGGGCCAGAAGCTGATCTCGTTTCTCTGGCCTGCGCAAAACAAAGAGCTCGTGGACAAACTCGCGTCGCGCGGCGCCACGGTGCTCGCGATGGACGCCGTCCCGCGCATCACGCGTGCTCAAAAGCTCGATGCGCTGTCCGCGATGGCGAACGTCGTAGGATATCGCGCGGTCATTGAAGCAGCGTCGCACTACGGGCGACTCTTTGGTGGACAAACGACTGCAGCAGGACGCATCAAGCCCGCGCAAGTGTTCATCGTCGGTGCGGGTGTCGCGGGTCTCGCGGCGATTGGTGCAGCAAGGGCCCTTGGTGCGATGGTCAAAGCGTTCGACACGCGCCCCGTCGTGCGTGAACAGGTCACGAGCATGGGCGCGGAGTTCATCCCGTTCGACTTTCAAGGCGAGACGGGTGAAGGGCAGGGTGGGTACGCGAAAGAAGTGAGCGACGCGTATCTCGCCGCCGAACAGCAGCTCATTGCCGAACATTGTCGCACGAGCGACATCGTGATCACGACGGCGCTCATCCCCGGAAAGAAGGCTCCCGAGCTCATCACGACGGGCGCGGTCGTGGGCATGCGTCGAGGCAGTGTGATCGTGGATCTCGCGGCGGAACAAGGCGGAAACTGCGCGTTCACGCAGCGCGATCAACTCGTCCAGCACTACGGCGTGACGATCGTCGGCTACACGGATCTCACGAGCCGCATGGCGCGCCAGGCGAGCGAGCTATACGCGATGACCATCGTCAACCTCATCGAAGAGATCATCGGCAAAGAAAAGAAATGGACGATCTCGCTCGAGGACGAGATCCAGCGCGGCATGCTCGTGCTGCTCGATGGTGAGCTCAAGTGGCCGCCGCCGCGTCCCGAGATTCGTCCTGGTGCACCGACGCCTGCAGCCAAGCCTCCGGGGCAAGGCCATGCCAAACCCGAGGCTCCGCCAAACCCTTGGCCCGCGCGTATCGCGACGGTCTTGGGTCTCGCGTTTCTCACGCCGGTGGGCCTGTATGCGAAGCCCGAGCTCGTGCAGCACTTGACGGTTTTTCTTCTCGCATGCGTCGTCGGTTGGCACGTCGTCTGGAACGTGACGCCGGCTTTGCACACGCCGCTCATGAGCGTCACGAACGCGATCAGCGGCATCATCTTGATTGGTGGAATGCTCCTCGCCGTCAGTGGCGGTGGGGGCATTGGGATAGCGGCGATCCTCGGCGCGGTTGCGGTCTTGCTCGCGTCGATCAACGTGGCTGGTGGTTTTCTCGTGACGCAGCGGATGCTGCGCATGTTCCGCAGGTGA